Proteins from a single region of Argiope bruennichi chromosome 6, qqArgBrue1.1, whole genome shotgun sequence:
- the LOC129971786 gene encoding dynein regulatory complex subunit 2-like encodes METEEEGITSDQEKSLEAETADQSENLEETMSKEEVESSSESESSEAEMENLEDVQRLIVKESSEEIKSKDFVAEVPEKKPEADLEQKDDKSTPIKAEDDQGVDVIVVKDKDEMLTAEDEELKKEEERREKMKVLLTGYLELKTKKEIEKAMLNEKKILSQWLYPFRAAYQKEWELEMKKLKLGFQKALDYKKSHIHAIQRERKLVELNHLWADSAYYRMSEELFDFMRLRCEKLKNHYLDELEETKRYYLEREKEIIDKCTKVEERAKVLAFLRKSVRDKTLQKTHETLENFKAEGEFFRAKEMEIIKEKHTTYVEMIAQELQTSISPPEHKMEEIRALFEEWKRKYDSFLEVSDKNRKELEQLGEELPSLELKVSKAKTKLEELRTENKRIKRKETDEILHFQKLSKKYESMQPALRKMITASEEVMVKLRERKAKLDKIMKLKKFCDQLENEGDKIQWQNNFLDEEELKQITENDCLPLVRELCSDDVEDHNLLENLHRKLSRVKLQNKFLQHDIENLRVENMALRSDMKKYLHLIVSGEWQRIPDRDFQSMYEIESSPEAQIRSSKGKQSGEDDAKNLYLKLLDNEYGAMNKKIAKRAENM; translated from the exons ATGGAAACGGAGGAAGAG GGCATTACTTCTGACCAGGAGAAATCTTTAGAAGCTGAAACAGCAGATCAATCAGAAAATCTTGAAGAAACTATGAGTAAAGAAGAGGTTGAAAGTTCTTCAGAATCGGAGAGTTCTGAAGCCGAAATGGAAAATTTAGAAGATGTCCAAAGACTCATTGTGAAGGAGTCTTCGGAggaaataaaaagcaaagattttgTAGCAGAAGTTCCCGAAAAGAAACCCGaagcagatttggagcaaaaagatGACAAATCGACCCCGATCAAGGCAGAAGATGACCAAGGTGTGGATGTGATAGTAGTAAAAGATAAAGATGAAATGTTAACCGCTGAAGACGAAGAGCTGAAAAAGGAAGAAGAGCGCCGCGAAAAGATGAAGGTTCTTCTTACAGGCTATCTTGAGTTGAAGACTAAGAAAGAAATCGAAAAAGCCATGCTGAAcgaaaagaaaatactttcacAATGGCTTTACCCATTTCGTGCTGCATACCAGAAAGAATGGGAGTTGGAGATGAAAAAGTTGAAGTTGGGATTCCAAAAAGCACTTGATTATAAGAAATCTCATATCCATGCCATACAAAGAGAAAGGAAACTTGTAGAACTGAATCATCTTTGGGCTGACAGTGCTTATTATAGGATGTCTGAAGAGCTGTTTGATTTTATGCGGTTGAGGTGCgagaaattgaaaaatcattatttagatgaACTAGAAGAGACAAAGAGGTATTATTTGGAAAGGGAAAAAGAAATCATCGACAAGTGTACAAAAGTTGAAGAAAGAGCCAAAGTTCTCGCATTCTTGAGGAAGTCAGTAAGAGATAAAACTCTGCAGAAAACTCACGAGACTTTGGAGAATTTCAAGGCGGAAGGTGAGTTTTTCCGAGCCAAAGAAATGGAAATCATCAAAGAAAAGCACACGACTTACGTCGAAATGATTGCTCAAGAGCTCCAGACTTCAATATCTCCGCCAGAACATAAGATGGAAGAGATAAGGGCCTTATTTGAAGAATGGAAAAGGAAATATGACAGCTTTCTTGAGGTCAGTGACAAGAATAGAAAAGAACTCGagcaacttggcgaagaattACCAAGCTTGGAGCTCAAAGTTTCTAAGGCTAAAACGAAACTTGAAGAATTGCGAACTGAAAATAAGAGGattaagagaaaagaaactgACGAAATCCTCCACTTCCAGAAACTTTCTAAGAAATATGAATCTATGCAACCAGCTCTCAGAAAAATGATAACTGCTAGCGAAGAGGTCATGGTGAAGCTGAGAGAGCGCAAGGCTAAACTggataaaatcatgaaattaaagaAGTTTTGTGACCAGCTTGAGAACGAAGGTGATAAAATTCAATGGCAGAACAATTTCCTCGATGAAGAAGAATTGAAGCAAATAACTGAAAACGATTGTTTGCCATTGGTAAGAGAATTGTGCAGTGACGATGTGGAAGATcataatttacttgaaaatttacaTCGTAAATTAAGTCGTgtgaaacttcaaaataaatttctccaaCACGATATAGAAAATCTTAGAGTCGAAAATATGGCTTTAAGAAGTGATATGAAGAAATATCTTCATTTGATAGTATCTGGAGAATGGCAACGAATACCAGATAGAGATTTTCAGTCGATGTATGAAATCGAATCATCTCCTGAAGCTCAAATCAGAAGTTCTAAAGGAAAACAATCTGGGGAAGACGatgcaaaaaatttgtatttaaaactgcTGGATAATGAATATGGAGCAATGAATAAGAAAATAGCAAAACGAGCAGAAAATATgtga